A DNA window from Chryseobacterium scophthalmum contains the following coding sequences:
- a CDS encoding heavy metal translocating P-type ATPase has product MEECCTTKPKKEHNHEGHDHDHSHEVQDKSTLQLFLPAIISFVLLLIGITFDNFIENNWFNGWVRLVWYLIAYIPVGIPVLKEAYESIIKGDVFSEFFLMGIATIGAFAIGEYPEGVAVMLFYSVGEVFQAMAVTKAKTNIKSLLDQRPDEVTVLENGTPKVIKAEKANIGDIIQLRSGEKLGLDGELLSEKASFNTSALTGESKPDTKSKGEMVLAGMINLNTVSQVKVTTAYKDSKLSKILEMVQNATSQKAPTELFIRKFAKVYTPIVVFLAIGITFLPYFFVEDYQFKSWLYRALIFLVISCPCALVISIPLGYFGGIGAGSKNGILFKGSNFLDVLANVQNVVMDKTGTMTEGVFKVQEVNFGNEFNKDEILKLVNALESQSTHPVATAIHQFVGEIDHSIQLENVEEIAGHGLKATITGKELLVGNFKLMDKFNINYDLKTESIVYTLIAIAYDKKFVGYLTIADSIKEDAQLTINKLKALNVKTTMLSGDKTSVVQFVANELGIENAFGDLLPEDKVNKVKELKAKDQTVAFVGDGVNDAPVVALSDVGIAMGGLGSDATIETADVVIQDDKPSKIPMAINIGKQTKKIVWQNIILAFAVKAIVLVLGAGGLATMWEAVFADVGVALLAILNAVRIQRMKF; this is encoded by the coding sequence ATGGAAGAATGTTGCACTACAAAACCTAAAAAAGAGCACAACCACGAAGGTCACGACCATGATCATTCTCATGAGGTTCAAGATAAATCAACGCTTCAGCTTTTCTTGCCGGCAATTATATCATTTGTTTTGCTTTTAATCGGAATTACGTTTGATAATTTCATTGAAAACAATTGGTTTAATGGTTGGGTGCGTCTCGTTTGGTATTTGATAGCTTACATCCCTGTTGGAATTCCTGTTTTAAAAGAAGCTTATGAAAGTATTATTAAAGGCGATGTTTTCTCAGAATTTTTCCTGATGGGAATTGCTACAATCGGTGCTTTTGCGATTGGAGAATATCCTGAAGGTGTTGCTGTGATGCTGTTTTATTCGGTGGGTGAAGTTTTTCAGGCAATGGCAGTTACCAAAGCTAAAACCAATATTAAATCTCTTCTGGATCAGCGTCCTGATGAAGTGACCGTTTTAGAAAATGGAACTCCCAAAGTAATAAAAGCTGAAAAAGCGAATATTGGAGATATTATTCAATTAAGATCTGGCGAAAAACTGGGATTAGATGGAGAATTACTTTCTGAAAAAGCTTCTTTCAATACCTCCGCTCTTACCGGAGAAAGCAAACCTGATACAAAATCGAAAGGCGAAATGGTTTTAGCAGGAATGATTAATTTAAATACAGTCAGTCAGGTAAAAGTGACGACTGCTTATAAAGATAGTAAGCTGAGTAAAATTTTAGAAATGGTTCAGAATGCGACCTCTCAAAAAGCTCCAACAGAATTATTCATCAGAAAATTTGCTAAAGTTTATACTCCTATTGTTGTATTTCTGGCGATTGGAATTACTTTTTTACCTTACTTTTTCGTTGAAGATTATCAGTTTAAAAGTTGGCTGTACCGAGCATTGATTTTCTTAGTGATCTCTTGTCCTTGTGCATTGGTGATTTCCATTCCGTTGGGTTATTTTGGCGGAATTGGTGCAGGTAGCAAAAATGGGATTTTGTTTAAAGGAAGTAATTTTCTGGATGTTTTGGCGAATGTTCAAAACGTTGTGATGGATAAAACTGGAACGATGACTGAAGGTGTTTTCAAAGTTCAGGAAGTAAATTTTGGGAACGAATTTAATAAAGATGAAATTTTAAAACTGGTCAATGCGCTTGAAAGTCAGAGTACACATCCTGTAGCAACAGCTATTCATCAGTTTGTGGGCGAGATCGATCATTCTATTCAATTAGAAAATGTAGAAGAAATTGCCGGTCATGGTTTAAAAGCAACGATTACAGGTAAAGAATTGCTGGTTGGAAATTTTAAGCTGATGGATAAATTCAATATCAACTACGATTTGAAAACTGAAAGCATTGTTTATACTTTAATTGCCATAGCGTATGATAAAAAGTTTGTTGGATATCTTACCATCGCAGATTCCATCAAAGAAGATGCTCAGTTAACGATCAATAAATTAAAAGCACTGAATGTAAAAACGACGATGTTGAGCGGCGATAAAACTTCTGTTGTACAATTTGTAGCCAATGAATTGGGAATTGAAAATGCTTTCGGAGACTTACTTCCCGAAGATAAAGTAAATAAAGTCAAAGAACTGAAAGCGAAAGATCAAACCGTTGCTTTTGTTGGTGATGGAGTAAATGATGCACCCGTTGTTGCTTTAAGCGATGTCGGAATTGCGATGGGCGGTTTGGGAAGTGATGCAACCATTGAAACTGCCGATGTCGTGATCCAGGATGATAAACCGAGTAAAATCCCAATGGCTATCAATATCGGTAAGCAAACTAAAAAGATAGTTTGGCAAAATATAATTTTAGCATTTGCTGTGAAAGCTATTGTTTTAGTTTTAGGAGCAGGAGGTTTAGCAACGATGTGGGAAGCTGTTTTTGCTGATGTGGGAGTTGCGTTATTAGCGATTTTAAATGCGGTAAGAATTCAGAGAATGAAGTTTTAA
- a CDS encoding Fur family transcriptional regulator, producing MKQKIENKLIDKNTKPTSMRILVYDFLSSQETALSLSEIENYFENADRTTIYRTLKTFEEKGIVHSIQENSTTKYKLCHDDCNEKTHKDWHLHFYCKICKQTTCKEDISFPESMKTNFRIDEIRLFAKGICENCLESLQ from the coding sequence ATCGAAAATAAACTCATCGACAAAAATACCAAACCTACAAGCATGAGGATCTTGGTGTACGATTTTTTAAGTTCACAAGAAACAGCTTTGTCTTTGTCCGAGATCGAAAATTATTTTGAAAATGCAGATCGAACCACAATTTACAGAACATTAAAAACCTTCGAAGAAAAAGGAATTGTTCACAGCATTCAGGAAAATTCGACCACGAAATATAAATTGTGTCATGATGATTGCAACGAAAAAACGCATAAAGATTGGCATTTGCATTTCTACTGCAAGATCTGTAAACAAACGACCTGCAAAGAAGATATTTCTTTCCCCGAAAGCATGAAAACCAATTTTAGAATTGATGAAATAAGGCTTTTTGCCAAAGGTATTTGCGAAAACTGTCTAGAAAGTTTGCAATAG
- a CDS encoding SCO family protein translates to MSKNKKTESSAKKKIIIPIAVIALLFLGIGVGMSYFKSSLYTVMKVPDFELTDQNSKKITNKEMLGKVYLVEFFFSKCPTICPVMNTNMRFIEDEINNPDFGIISISIDPENDTPELLKQHAQKIGAKSPNWHFLTGDRTYIGDLADKFDIYVGDKEDESENLNHSGMIALVDKEGNIRCRYNKENMPILYYSGLNYEDADGKIPKLNGKFHPDREILIEDIKKLLK, encoded by the coding sequence ATGTCCAAAAATAAAAAGACCGAGAGCAGCGCAAAAAAGAAGATCATTATTCCGATTGCGGTTATTGCATTGTTGTTTTTGGGAATTGGAGTTGGGATGAGCTATTTTAAAAGCAGTCTTTACACGGTGATGAAAGTTCCGGATTTTGAACTGACGGATCAGAACAGTAAAAAAATTACCAACAAAGAGATGCTCGGAAAAGTATATTTAGTTGAATTTTTCTTCAGCAAATGTCCTACAATTTGTCCGGTGATGAATACCAATATGAGATTTATTGAAGATGAGATCAACAATCCCGATTTTGGAATAATCTCAATAAGCATCGACCCTGAAAATGATACTCCCGAATTATTAAAACAACATGCGCAAAAGATCGGAGCAAAATCTCCAAACTGGCATTTTCTGACAGGTGACCGAACTTACATCGGAGATCTTGCAGATAAATTTGATATCTACGTCGGAGATAAAGAAGATGAAAGCGAAAATCTCAATCACAGCGGAATGATCGCTTTAGTTGATAAAGAAGGAAATATCCGTTGCAGATACAACAAAGAAAATATGCCGATCCTCTATTATTCAGGATTGAATTATGAAGATGCCGATGGAAAAATCCCTAAATTGAATGGGAAATTTCATCCCGACAGGGAAATTTTAATTGAGGATATCAAGAAATTGTTGAAATAA
- a CDS encoding cytochrome-c peroxidase: MFTMIKQIFKIGLVFITFLNFISCSEEVIQPLEKDEAVHLQFPSYFPEMTFDPAENPITKNGVELGRKLFYEGRLSRNNTISCGFCHIQENAFTHHGHTVSHGIDDRLGIRNAPPIQNMAFLKRYMWDGVIHNLNQQPIIPMTDVNEMDSSMPEAIAKLSKDEVYKRLFKQAYGDESITGERVLKALSQFMATLISADSQYDRFKQGKEKLNSEESQGMALFQQKCASCHSGELFTDESFRNTGMYYNTQFKDAGRYRVTLDQNDWMKFRVPSLRNVEYTSPYMHDGRFYTLEAVLNFYSDNVEDNPNLDPQLKQNNDVGIAMNAQEKQFIIAFLKTLSDKSFISNPKFAE, translated from the coding sequence ATGTTCACAATGATTAAGCAGATCTTTAAAATTGGACTGGTCTTCATTACTTTTCTGAATTTCATCTCGTGTTCTGAAGAAGTTATTCAACCTTTAGAAAAAGATGAAGCCGTTCATCTTCAGTTTCCTTCTTATTTTCCGGAAATGACTTTCGATCCAGCAGAAAATCCTATCACAAAAAATGGAGTGGAGTTGGGAAGAAAATTATTTTATGAAGGCAGACTTTCCAGAAACAATACGATTTCATGCGGTTTCTGTCATATTCAGGAAAATGCGTTTACGCACCACGGTCACACGGTAAGTCACGGAATTGATGACAGACTCGGAATCAGAAATGCACCACCAATCCAAAATATGGCGTTTTTGAAACGATATATGTGGGACGGTGTAATTCATAATTTAAATCAACAACCTATCATTCCGATGACAGATGTAAACGAAATGGATAGTTCGATGCCTGAAGCAATTGCAAAACTCAGCAAAGATGAGGTGTATAAAAGGCTTTTCAAGCAAGCTTATGGTGATGAAAGTATTACGGGAGAAAGAGTTTTGAAAGCATTGTCTCAGTTTATGGCTACTTTAATTTCTGCTGATTCACAATATGACCGTTTCAAGCAGGGAAAAGAAAAGTTAAACTCTGAAGAATCTCAAGGAATGGCTTTGTTTCAGCAAAAATGTGCATCGTGTCACAGTGGAGAATTATTTACCGATGAAAGCTTCAGAAATACCGGAATGTATTACAATACACAGTTCAAAGATGCAGGACGATATCGGGTAACGCTTGACCAAAATGACTGGATGAAATTCAGAGTTCCGAGTTTGAGAAATGTAGAATATACTTCGCCTTACATGCACGACGGAAGATTTTATACTTTGGAAGCGGTACTCAATTTCTATTCAGATAATGTAGAAGATAATCCAAATCTTGACCCGCAATTGAAACAGAACAATGATGTAGGAATTGCCATGAACGCTCAGGAAAAGCAATTCATTATTGCTTTTCTAAAGACTTTGTCCGACAAAAGTTTTATTTCTAATCCAAAATTTGCGGAATAA
- a CDS encoding MbnP family protein gives MKIYKFLSLFFIAFTFFTFTSCRNSDEEDLSPETKGKLQLKFENGFNNLGDIVLNQTTQTSSNGQKHQFSTLKYVISNISLIDENGNEFKYNENNPDKGAFIINQEKAVAGIVYVDLDDVPKNNYKKIKFGLGISQNAYLLGQNGQAEFWEKAKKESLTWSWAAGYIFVKLEGKYGTGSSNTEFMNHTGNMGNVAANNTPDLYREVILDLPTTARVSASIKPSIHILADLNQYLSGETAISLSTTNDMAMGSNQHLVNVTNNLTKMFKVDHVHND, from the coding sequence ATGAAAATTTATAAATTTTTATCATTATTCTTTATTGCCTTTACATTTTTCACTTTTACGTCATGTAGAAACAGCGATGAAGAAGATTTATCACCAGAAACAAAAGGAAAACTTCAGCTCAAATTCGAAAACGGATTCAATAATTTAGGAGATATTGTTCTCAATCAAACGACTCAAACCTCTTCAAACGGACAAAAACATCAGTTTTCAACTTTAAAATATGTTATCAGCAACATCAGTTTAATCGATGAAAACGGAAACGAATTCAAATACAACGAAAATAACCCTGATAAAGGCGCTTTCATCATCAATCAGGAAAAAGCAGTTGCTGGAATTGTCTATGTAGATTTAGATGATGTTCCGAAAAACAATTATAAAAAAATAAAATTCGGATTAGGAATCAGTCAGAATGCTTATCTGCTCGGACAAAACGGACAGGCAGAATTTTGGGAAAAAGCTAAAAAAGAAAGTCTTACCTGGTCTTGGGCTGCAGGATATATTTTCGTGAAATTAGAAGGAAAATACGGAACAGGTTCTTCCAATACAGAATTTATGAATCACACCGGAAACATGGGAAATGTAGCCGCAAACAATACTCCGGATTTATATCGTGAAGTAATTTTAGATCTTCCCACAACAGCAAGAGTTTCTGCAAGTATAAAACCTTCGATTCATATTTTGGCAGATCTTAATCAATATTTAAGCGGAGAAACAGCAATAAGTCTTTCCACAACAAATGATATGGCGATGGGTTCTAATCAGCATTTAGTAAATGTGACGAATAATTTAACCAAAATGTTTAAAGTAGACCATGTTCACAATGATTAA
- a CDS encoding YHS domain-containing protein, whose product MKSKVILTALLSVSLFACAQETPKVKHKKKNTTTKTTAQKVKFANAIDPICEMKTEDDMKDTVVYKGKTYGFCSSYCKDEFKKNPEKYVQK is encoded by the coding sequence ATGAAATCTAAAGTTATCTTAACAGCATTATTGTCTGTTTCATTATTCGCCTGTGCACAGGAAACACCTAAAGTAAAGCATAAAAAGAAAAATACAACTACAAAAACTACTGCTCAAAAAGTAAAATTTGCCAATGCTATCGATCCTATTTGTGAGATGAAAACGGAAGACGATATGAAAGATACGGTAGTTTACAAAGGAAAAACGTACGGTTTTTGCAGTAGCTACTGTAAGGATGAGTTTAAAAAAAATCCTGAGAAGTATGTCCAAAAATAA
- a CDS encoding transporter, giving the protein MKKIFLILSLVLFNLNQAKTINDSLYIPNDVNEILFNECDACGCAAGNGSSGFESLLNPQFIGIKYFAQHYKAKENLFVNDLTQDQYFNTIQIWAKVPLTQKLSVYASLPFHFHEKKTLQGDININRIGDFNLMGIYKLINSKDNTHELNGGVGVKVPLGKFDEKGASGVNPSFQLGTGSWDYQAVLNYRFQKNKVAVLLNTDYTIKTENKKHYQFGNQWNYSATGFYQIFRNEKTVISGKSGFQGEVYDRNRQYKENLPKTAGSALYGKMGFEASFKKLSLGTELMLPTYTNLAGGDIEAKSRFSVFINFGI; this is encoded by the coding sequence ATGAAGAAGATATTTTTAATCTTAAGTCTGGTTTTATTTAATTTAAATCAGGCTAAAACAATCAATGACAGTTTATATATTCCAAACGATGTGAATGAAATTTTATTTAATGAATGTGATGCTTGCGGATGTGCTGCCGGAAACGGCTCTTCCGGTTTTGAGTCGCTCTTAAATCCTCAGTTTATTGGAATTAAATATTTTGCTCAACATTATAAAGCAAAAGAAAATTTATTTGTCAATGATTTAACGCAAGACCAGTACTTTAATACGATTCAGATTTGGGCTAAAGTTCCTTTAACTCAAAAATTGAGTGTTTATGCAAGTTTACCGTTTCATTTTCATGAAAAAAAAACTTTGCAGGGTGATATTAATATCAATAGGATCGGTGACTTTAATCTGATGGGAATTTATAAACTGATCAATTCAAAAGATAATACGCATGAGTTGAATGGTGGAGTAGGAGTAAAAGTTCCGCTCGGAAAATTTGATGAAAAAGGAGCTTCGGGAGTTAATCCAAGTTTTCAGTTGGGAACCGGAAGTTGGGATTATCAGGCTGTTTTGAATTACAGATTTCAAAAAAATAAAGTGGCTGTTCTTCTCAATACCGATTATACCATAAAAACTGAGAATAAGAAACACTACCAGTTTGGCAATCAATGGAATTATTCAGCCACCGGATTTTATCAAATTTTTAGAAATGAGAAAACCGTTATCTCTGGAAAATCCGGTTTTCAGGGGGAAGTTTATGACAGAAACCGTCAGTACAAAGAAAATCTTCCGAAAACTGCAGGAAGTGCTTTGTATGGAAAAATGGGTTTTGAAGCTTCCTTTAAAAAGTTGAGTCTGGGAACAGAATTAATGCTTCCTACTTACACCAATTTGGCAGGAGGAGATATTGAAGCGAAATCCAGATTCAGTGTTTTCATCAATTTTGGGATTTAA
- a CDS encoding superoxide dismutase has product MKIFKIAALSAVFAAQFAFAQFKQTPLPYAYNALEGNIDAQTMEIHYSKHAAAYVANLNKAIAGTPQEKQTLFEILSKAGTLPMAVRNNAGGHYNHELFWTVLTPQKDTKPSAKLTKAITDAFGSMDAFKEKMSKAGADRFGSGWAWLSVDKSGKLFVSSTPNQDNPLMDVVEEKGTPIFGIDVWEHAYYLKYQNKRADYLTAIWNVTNWKEISRRYDEALSKK; this is encoded by the coding sequence ATGAAGATTTTTAAAATCGCTGCACTAAGTGCGGTTTTTGCGGCGCAGTTTGCGTTTGCACAGTTTAAGCAGACGCCTTTACCGTACGCATACAATGCATTGGAAGGTAATATTGATGCGCAAACTATGGAAATTCACTATTCAAAACACGCAGCCGCTTATGTTGCCAATTTAAATAAAGCAATTGCCGGAACTCCACAGGAAAAGCAAACTTTATTTGAAATTCTTTCAAAAGCGGGAACTTTACCAATGGCTGTAAGAAATAATGCGGGAGGTCACTACAACCACGAGTTGTTCTGGACGGTTCTTACACCTCAAAAAGACACAAAACCATCTGCAAAATTAACAAAAGCAATCACCGATGCTTTCGGAAGTATGGATGCTTTTAAAGAAAAAATGAGTAAAGCTGGAGCGGACCGTTTCGGTTCGGGTTGGGCATGGCTTTCTGTTGATAAAAGCGGAAAATTATTCGTTTCTTCAACGCCAAACCAAGACAATCCTTTGATGGATGTTGTGGAAGAAAAAGGTACTCCGATCTTCGGGATTGATGTTTGGGAGCATGCTTATTATTTAAAATATCAGAACAAAAGAGCTGATTATTTAACTGCGATCTGGAACGTGACTAACTGGAAAGAAATCAGCAGAAGATATGACGAAGCGTTAAGCAAAAAATAA